In a single window of the Elaeis guineensis isolate ETL-2024a chromosome 6, EG11, whole genome shotgun sequence genome:
- the LOC140858744 gene encoding LOW QUALITY PROTEIN: uncharacterized protein (The sequence of the model RefSeq protein was modified relative to this genomic sequence to represent the inferred CDS: inserted 3 bases in 3 codons): MEEERVRIEDYAHSPAHYAVALGDMTRLNRLXSALPQLAHPSQILTESDSVVQERIADEIAAVVDRRDVPRRDTPLHLAVRLDRPAGASALAAAGADPSLQNASGWTPLQEXLCLRRRRLALLLLRHHRLSAWSKFRRPPPPLLAALRRVPDFYLELAFHFESSLLPFLSRAAPSDTYRIWKRGADLRADTSLAGFDGLRVRRADQSFLFLGSGSGSGGGGAAPSHLPPGSLLVLDRARKEIHDAFEXADSPSPGPDESDIVADASAYRPGLDITAAELVGRTNWRRRREKTEMVGEWRARVYEIHNVVFSFKTMKAVEEAEEEFLPLELREDDEEGFLVAEIPDLPPRHSCYERGKFGNRVPEGRETGRRRSVDVPHQGGAAMAARVGKSKEKEMVKSLRPTVWLTEDFPLKVEELLPLLDILANKVKAVRRLRELLTTKFPPGTFPVKVKKKKNVKLHWELSVILLFFSSRIIIVFCSSSVDFTCLIIQMEN; the protein is encoded by the exons ATGGAGGAGGAGAGGGTGAGAATAGAAGACTACGCCCATAGCCCCGCCCACTATGCGGTGGCGCTTGGCGATATGACTCGCCTGAACCGCC CTTCCGCCCTTCCCCAACTCGCCCACCCGTCGCAGATACTGACCGAGTCGGACTCGGTGGTTCAGGAACGCATCGCCGACGAGATCGCCGCCGTCGTCGACCGCCGCGACGTCCCCCGCCGGGACACTCCTCTGCACCTCGCCGTCCGCCTTGACCGACCTGCCGGCGCCTCCGCCCTTGCCGCCGCCGGCGCTGACCCCTCCCTCCAGAATGCCTCCGGGTGGACCCCCCTCCAGG GCCTCTGCCTCCGCCGTCGCCGCCtcgccctcctcctcctccgtcaCCACCGCCTCTCTGCCTGGTCCAAGTTCCGTCGCCCGCCTCCCCCGCTCCTCGCCGCCCTTCGCCGCGTCCCGGACTTCTACCTTGAGCTTGCCTTCCACTTCGAGAGctccctcctccccttcctctcccgCGCCGCACCCTCCGACACCTACCGCATCTGGAAGCGCGGTGCCGACCTCCGCGCCGACACCTCCCTCGCCGGCTTCGACGGCCTCCGCGTCCGCCGTGCCGACCAGTCGTTCCTTTTCCTCGGCTCCGGCTCCGGCTCCGGCGGCGGAGGTGCCGCCCCTTCCCACCTCCCGCCGGGGTCCCTCCTTGTCCTCGACCGCGCCCGAAAGGAGATCCACGACGCGTTCG GCGCCGACTCGCCGTCGCCGGGGCCGGACGAGTCCGACATTGTCGCCGACGCGAGCGCCTATCGGCCAGGACTGGACATCACGGCGGCGGAGCTGGTGGGGCGGACCAACTGGCGGCGGCGGAGAGAGAAGACGGAGATGGTAGGGGAGTGGAGGGCTCGAGTATACGAGATCCATAACGTAGTGTTCAGCTTCAAGACGATGAAGGCCGTTGAGGAGGCGGAGGAGGAGTTCCTGCCCCTGGAGCTTCGCGAGGACGACGAGGAGGGGTTTCTCGTTGCCGAGATTCCGGATCTGCCTCCGCGCCATAGCTGCTACGAGCGTGGGAAGTTCGGGAATAGGGTCCCGGAAGGAAGGGAGACGGGCAGAAGAAGAAGTGTGGATGTGCCGCATCAGGGTGGGGCAGCAATGGCAGCGAGGGTGGGGAAGAGCAAAGAGAAGGAGATGGTGAAGAGCTTGAGGCCGACGGTTTGGCTTACGGAGGATTTCCCACTGAAGGTTGAGGAACTGCTGCCGCTGCTGGACATACTTGCCAACAAGGTGAAGGCCGTGAGGCGGCTCCGGGAGCTGCTCACAACCAAGTTCCCGCCGGGAACTTTTCCGgtcaaggtaaaaaaaaaaaaaaacgtgaaACTTCATTGGGAACTCTCCGTTATTCTCCTTTTTTTCTCCTCCCGAATTATTATTGTGTTCTGTTCTAGTTCAGTCGATTTTACTTGTTTAATCATTCAGATGGAGAACTAG